AGTATTCGCTCGGCTTCGTCACGGTTCGGCTTGATCATAAAAGGCTTGGCCTTGAGTCCTTCGGACAATGCTTCACCATCGGCATCCAGCACGGTTTTTGCTCCACCAGCCTGAGCAATCTCGATCAACACCTTGTATACGTCCTGGTTTATTCCTGTGGGAACGCTTCCACCGAAGACGACATACTTGCTCTTTCGTGAGATATCCTTTACTTTTTCGATCATGTCCACCAGTTCGCTGTGTTCGATCGGACCGCCGCGTTCATTGAATGTGGTTGGGGGAACATTTGAGGACTCTTCGACGGCTATGCATGTTCGAGTGGGTCGCGCGGTCGGCACAACATCAACATCGATGCCCGCTTTCTCGAGAACCATACGGATGAAATTGCCTGTATCGCCGCCCAAATACGTCACTGCCAGGTTTTCAACCCCGAGACGATTGAGCATTCTGCTGCAATTTATTCCCTTGCCGCCTGCGTCTACCTCGATGCTGATGACGCGGTTGGTGTCATTTGGAATGAGTTTAGATATGTAAATGGTTTTATCAAGTGCCGGATTGAGCGTAACGGTCGATATCATATAAGTGCCGCCCCTTGTGGAAATGCGCGTCGAGTGCTTGGAGTGGAGAGCACAGCCACCTCAGACTGCCGCTCCCCACTTTGATATACGGTTTTTATTTTAGTGCTGCCCGGACTTCCTCGAGATGGCCAGCTGAGCCGAGCAGTTCATTGCGGCTGGCGATGAACTTGGCATATTCTTCCATAAAGACCTTGCCGATTGGTCTGAAATCGAAGACTTCGGGCTTATCGCGGAAGAATTCTCGATAGACTCTTGTCCAGACAAGTCGTCCGTCAGTATCAATGTTGATTTTGCACACGCCGAGCTTTGCTGCTGGGAAATACTGTGTAGGATCAACGCCCTTCGCGCCCTTCAGGGCTCCGCCGGCAGCATTGATTCTCTCGACCTCGTCCTGTGGGACCGATGAGGAGCCATGCAAAACAAGCGGGAAGCCTGGGACCAACTTCTGAATAGCCTCTACGACCTCAAAGTGCAGACCCTGGCCGCCGGTGAACTTGAATGCGCCGTGGCTTGTGCCGATTGCACATGCAAGGCTGTCACAGCCGGAACGC
The DNA window shown above is from bacterium and carries:
- the pfkB gene encoding 1-phosphofructokinase: MISTVTLNPALDKTIYISKLIPNDTNRVISIEVDAGGKGINCSRMLNRLGVENLAVTYLGGDTGNFIRMVLEKAGIDVDVVPTARPTRTCIAVEESSNVPPTTFNERGGPIEHSELVDMIEKVKDISRKSKYVVFGGSVPTGINQDVYKVLIEIAQAGGAKTVLDADGEALSEGLKAKPFMIKPNRDEAERILGVKFESIADAARGALSLAERDIELVVISLGKQGAIACYENVIYYAVPPEIKVLSTIGSGDSLISGMLWALENGQSVQDALKAGCAAGAATAMSSGTDIGSKEDIDNLIGEVKVTVVQPAPRDQ